In a single window of the Bacillus sp. (in: firmicutes) genome:
- a CDS encoding Rrf2 family transcriptional regulator, giving the protein MKISTKGRYGLTIMIELAKRHGEGPTPLKQIAQAHDLSEHYLEQLIAPLRNAGLVKSIRGAYGGYMLGNHPSKITAGDIIRVLEGPISPVEGIENEEPAKRELWIRIRDAVKEVLDSTTIEDLANHTDDGESDAYMFYI; this is encoded by the coding sequence ATGAAAATTTCTACGAAAGGTCGTTACGGTTTAACCATTATGATTGAATTAGCCAAACGCCATGGGGAAGGACCAACTCCGTTAAAACAAATTGCTCAGGCGCATGATTTATCCGAACATTATTTAGAGCAATTAATTGCTCCATTAAGAAATGCAGGGTTGGTAAAAAGTATTCGTGGTGCGTATGGTGGATATATGTTAGGGAACCATCCTTCCAAAATAACGGCAGGAGATATTATTCGGGTATTGGAAGGGCCTATTAGTCCGGTGGAAGGAATCGAAAACGAAGAACCGGCCAAACGCGAACTTTGGATTCGTATTCGTGATGCAGTGAAAGAAGTACTGGATAGTACAACGATTGAGGATTTAGCTAACCATACGGATGATGGGGAGTCCGATGCGTATATGTTTTATATTTAA